In the genome of Polaromonas vacuolata, the window GCGCCAAACAAACAATAAGTGCGTTAGCGCCGTGCGGCGTTTTTAAGCGGCGGCTAGCGATCCTGTACAGCGCTATTGGCTGCGCGGATCGCAGAATAATGGGCAGCATGTATCGCCCGCGCTTTTAGCGAAGCATCTGACCACGCGCGCGCTACGCTGGCGGCGAGCAGTAGCACGGCAGATGAGAAATAAATCCACATCAAAATTACAACCAAGGAGCCGGCCGCGCCATAGGCCGAGACAATGGCTGCGGTCGAGAGATAAAACGCAAGCAAATGCTTGCCAAGTGAAAACAGCAAAGCACCCACGCAAGCACCAAAAATCAAAAATCGCGAAGCTGGTTTTGGGCCAGCACTCATACGCATCAAGGCCACAAAGAGTGCGACACAAAAACCAAAGGAAATCACTTCATTGATCAAAAGACCGATTTCGGCTACCGGCAGGTACTCGCTCGCCCAAGTAGAAAGTAGCCGAAAAAAAGTCGCTACTGAAAGTGACACCAATAGCAAAAAGCCAAAGGCCAAAATACACGCGATGCCGCGCAAACGCAGCGTAGCGCCGTACCACCATTTTTGCGTTACCGGCGCTTGCCCATCTTGGAGCCAGAGGCGCCCAAAAGCGGCTTGCATCTCAGCGAAAATGCCAGTCGCACCAAAAATAAGCAGCACGAAAGCGATCACAGACGCGACTATGCCTTGGGTTGGCTCCTGAGCACTGGCCAGCGCTTGCTTGAGCAATTGCGCGCCCTGAACGCCAATGACTGCGCCGATTTCACGTATGAGATTGGTTTCTATGTAAGTGTGGTCTAGCCACCAGCCAAGTAAACCGACCACCATCACCAGCAACGGTGCCAAGCTGAGCAAGCCATAAAAAGACATGGCTGCACTCATACTCAGGCCACCAGCGTCTAGCCATTGGCGTATGGCACGCTTGATCAGCCGAAAAATAAGCAAAGGTGAAAGCAGGCCTATGCTGAACCGGGCCAGCTGTAAGGCCTTGCCGTTGGCTGAATTGTTGGTTGTGGATTCAGTCAGCTTGGACATCTAAAGCTTTCAAAACGACAAACCAGGCCAAGGCATGGTCTGAAAGATGGAGGCGTCGACTGAAAGAACGAATCAGACCTCGGCAGGCTTGAACAAAGCAGCGACTTTTTTCCTCGCCTTGATATTGGCCGACACACCGCTACGAGCTGGACTGGTCTTGGCCGCTGAATCCCATGCGGGAGGCGTATCCGTCGCAATCGGCTTGGACTCATAAGGCTGAGAGAAAAACGGATCGCGCGACTGGGCGGTTTGGCGCGTAGGCGTGTATTCGCGCCGCTCACGTGGCTCACGTGATTCACGGCGGGGTTCACGCGCTGATGTTTCGCGGCCAGCATTTTCTTGCTCATCACGGTACATGCGGCGACCGTCATTGATACGTCCTTGCTCGCTAATACGCGGCTGGTCTTCGTCGTAGACCATGGGTTCAATTTCGATTTTGGTCTTGATGAGCTTTTCAATATCGGCCACCAAGCGCTGATCGCTTGGGGCGACAAAACTCACCGCAAGACCAGATGCGCCGGCACGGCCAGTACGGCCAATGCGGTGCACGTAGTCCTCGGCATTAAACGGCACATCAAAGTTAAATACCGCTGGCACGTCCTTGATGTCTAGTCCGCGTGCAGCCACATCGGTGCAAACCAGCAAATCGACGGCGCCGCTTTTAAAGGCTTCTAACGCCTTTAAACGCTCGTCTTGGCTTTTATCGCCGTGCAGCGCAGTGGTCTTGAGGCCTTCGCGCTCAAGCGATCGCGCCAGCCGGGCGCAGCCGAGCTTGCTGTTAACAAACACAAAAGCCTGCTTCATTCCGCGAGTCTTGAGCACTTGATGCAAGGCACGGCGCTTGTCGTCAGAGCCGACGCTAAAGAAATGTTGCTCGACAGTCGACGCTGTTGCGTTTGATCTAGCCACCTCAATAGTGACCGGGTCTTGTAGATAGCTCGACGCGAGTCGTTTGATTTCAGGCGAGAAAGTAGCCGAGAACAGCAAGGTGATGCGTTTTTTGGGCAAATAGCTCAGGATGCGCTCTAAGTCAGGCAAAAATCCAATGTCAAGCATGCGGTCGGCTTCGTCTAAGACCACGTACTCAACTTGATTAAGAACCGCGTTCTTAGCCTCGATATGGTCTAGCAAACGACCTGGTGTGGCCACTAGTACTTCAACGCCTTTTTTAAGTTCAGCAGTTTGTACCTTCATGTCCATACCGCCAAACACGCAAGTGCTGCGCAGATTGGTATGTTTAGCATACAGCTCGACCTGCTCACCGACTTGCACCGCCAGCTCACGGGTAGGTAGCAACACCAAAGCGCGCACCGGATGACGGGCGGGCGAGGTGGATGCGTTCTCATGCTTCATCATGCGTTGCAGCAATGGCAGGGCGAAGGCGGCAGTTTTGCCGGTACCGGTTTGCGCGGCTCCCATCACGTCTTTGCCTTGCAGCACGACCGGAATGGCCTGCGCTTGAATCGGTGTCATGGTTTCGTAGCCCATCTCGGCTACGGCGCGGGCCAGCGGTTCTGCCAGCGAAAGTGTGGAAAAAGATGATGTCATTAGCCTCGGATTGTCGCACTTTGGCCCGAGCAGCTAAAAACACTCGCGCATTGCCTTACGGGTAAACACTGGTGAACACTCTGCTGGCTATTTTTTATCCTTGATGCGCTACACATTGCATAGCAAGAATTAAGCGCCAGAAATGAGCCCGAGTGATTTTTAACAAATTAAATCGACTTTTTAGTCGCCTCAAACAGACGGCCTCAGCGATGATTATTTTGCGGCCCACACACTAAAAAGACCTTTTTGAAAGCCTTGTCTTAAGATGGAAAACATTCATTAACGACGCAAGGCTGGTGAACTCAGCAGACCCGAAACCGTCAAACACAGCGCATGCACAGTGAAATGTGCAGCAACAAACACAGTGAAGCACAAAGAACCAAATCAGAAACTGAGGACACAAGCACCATGACTCGCCTATTGACCCTAAAAATCCTGATTAACTCAAGCAGACATCAGCTTGCCAAGCATTGGCAGCGGGTCAAGGCGCGGTTGGCGGCAAGTTTAGCCATCGCCCTCATCGCCGGTTGTGCCGGCCCTTTGACAACCAAAGTCAGCAACTTCAACCAATGGCCGCAAGACGCAGCTGGCAGCAATTTTATTTTTACGGTGCCAGCCAGTAAAGGCTATGAGTTGGAACAACAAAGCTATGAAAACCAAGTGCAGGCAGAACTGGGAAAACAAGGTTTGCAGCCAGCCAAATCGGCTCAAAACGCCCGCTTTGAGGTCGATCTGATTACCAGCAGCAGCCTCAGCGAAGACAAATACTTGCAACCGGTTTACCAGGACTTCTACATTTACCAGCCGCCACATCGAGACCAAAACGGCAATTTATATTGGCCGCCCAGCCTGTTTGCCCCGCGC includes:
- a CDS encoding DUF4136 domain-containing protein, producing the protein MTRLLTLKILINSSRHQLAKHWQRVKARLAASLAIALIAGCAGPLTTKVSNFNQWPQDAAGSNFIFTVPASKGYELEQQSYENQVQAELGKQGLQPAKSAQNARFEVDLITSSSLSEDKYLQPVYQDFYIYQPPHRDQNGNLYWPPSLFAPRYVGEREITRTLQTSTLRVQIRDRAATAKPGVVFESQATYEGDPRDLPKLVPYLARAVFNGFPGMNGSIKLVKFDTKTGELLKP
- a CDS encoding YihY/virulence factor BrkB family protein, whose amino-acid sequence is MSKLTESTTNNSANGKALQLARFSIGLLSPLLIFRLIKRAIRQWLDAGGLSMSAAMSFYGLLSLAPLLVMVVGLLGWWLDHTYIETNLIREIGAVIGVQGAQLLKQALASAQEPTQGIVASVIAFVLLIFGATGIFAEMQAAFGRLWLQDGQAPVTQKWWYGATLRLRGIACILAFGFLLLVSLSVATFFRLLSTWASEYLPVAEIGLLINEVISFGFCVALFVALMRMSAGPKPASRFLIFGACVGALLFSLGKHLLAFYLSTAAIVSAYGAAGSLVVILMWIYFSSAVLLLAASVARAWSDASLKARAIHAAHYSAIRAANSAVQDR
- a CDS encoding DEAD/DEAH box helicase is translated as MTSSFSTLSLAEPLARAVAEMGYETMTPIQAQAIPVVLQGKDVMGAAQTGTGKTAAFALPLLQRMMKHENASTSPARHPVRALVLLPTRELAVQVGEQVELYAKHTNLRSTCVFGGMDMKVQTAELKKGVEVLVATPGRLLDHIEAKNAVLNQVEYVVLDEADRMLDIGFLPDLERILSYLPKKRITLLFSATFSPEIKRLASSYLQDPVTIEVARSNATASTVEQHFFSVGSDDKRRALHQVLKTRGMKQAFVFVNSKLGCARLARSLEREGLKTTALHGDKSQDERLKALEAFKSGAVDLLVCTDVAARGLDIKDVPAVFNFDVPFNAEDYVHRIGRTGRAGASGLAVSFVAPSDQRLVADIEKLIKTKIEIEPMVYDEDQPRISEQGRINDGRRMYRDEQENAGRETSAREPRRESREPRERREYTPTRQTAQSRDPFFSQPYESKPIATDTPPAWDSAAKTSPARSGVSANIKARKKVAALFKPAEV